One genomic window of Nakamurella panacisegetis includes the following:
- the mshD gene encoding mycothiol synthase, whose translation MSWIHGLPAATVDAVRVAAGAAEVADGIAPLSGHVLEALGSDQYILATRSGTQVLGLAVSHDDDPVELFVTPEHRRQGLGTELLHAALDRAGAVWAHGDLAPARALAARLGLVRSRELLQMRRPLSRSWAAAQVAASALPAGVRLRTFVPGRDEEQFLGVNARAFDWHPEQGRLDLAGLRAEMAQEWFDPDGFFLAVDEHDTVLGFHWTKVHRDGAVPLGEIYVLGVDPAAVRNGERVRGLGTPLTAAGLAYLAERSATAMLYVEGDNLPARNLYRRLGFEVFTTDVVYRRAAAT comes from the coding sequence GTGAGCTGGATCCACGGCCTGCCCGCCGCGACCGTCGACGCCGTCCGGGTAGCGGCCGGGGCCGCCGAGGTGGCCGACGGGATCGCCCCGCTGTCCGGTCACGTGCTGGAGGCGCTCGGCTCCGACCAGTACATCCTGGCCACCCGGTCCGGCACTCAGGTGCTCGGCCTCGCCGTGTCCCATGACGACGACCCGGTCGAGCTGTTCGTCACCCCCGAGCATCGCCGCCAGGGCCTGGGCACCGAGTTGCTGCACGCGGCACTCGATCGGGCCGGCGCGGTCTGGGCCCACGGTGACCTGGCGCCCGCCCGAGCGCTGGCCGCCCGCCTCGGCCTGGTCCGGTCCCGTGAGTTGCTGCAGATGCGGCGTCCGCTCTCCCGGAGCTGGGCCGCCGCGCAGGTGGCCGCGTCGGCCCTGCCGGCCGGTGTCCGGCTCCGCACCTTCGTCCCGGGTCGCGACGAAGAGCAGTTCCTCGGCGTCAATGCCCGCGCCTTCGACTGGCACCCGGAGCAGGGACGGCTCGATCTCGCCGGGTTGCGGGCCGAGATGGCCCAGGAGTGGTTCGATCCGGACGGGTTCTTCCTGGCCGTCGACGAGCACGACACCGTCCTGGGTTTCCACTGGACCAAGGTGCACCGGGACGGGGCGGTGCCGCTCGGCGAGATCTACGTCCTCGGGGTGGACCCGGCCGCCGTGCGAAACGGGGAGCGCGTCCGCGGTCTCGGGACGCCCCTGACGGCGGCCGGCCTGGCCTACCTGGCCGAACGATCGGCCACCGCAATGCTGTACGTCGAAGGTGACAACCTGCCGGCGCGCAATCTCTATCGGCGGCTGGGGTTCGAGGTCTTCACCACTGACGTGGTCTATCGCCGGGCCGCTGCAACCTGA
- a CDS encoding winged helix-turn-helix transcriptional regulator, whose translation MDLLLLTADPLPTTVLPAVDLLPIKVRAAPPEAASLVTSGPYDLVLLDARHDLAAARTLCRLLGSDGLAVSILAIVTEGGMVAIGPEWGVADVVLASAGPAEVHARLRLLESRTNSSANSGMISLGELTIEEDTYTARLRGRPLELTYKEFELLKFLAQHPGRVFTREQLVTEVWGYDFFGGTRTVDVHVRRLRAKLGPEHEALIGTVRNVGYKMVPPSRAAVRDGSTSSAGL comes from the coding sequence ATGGATCTGCTGCTGCTCACCGCTGATCCATTGCCGACGACGGTGCTCCCAGCGGTCGATCTGCTCCCGATCAAGGTTCGGGCCGCTCCTCCCGAGGCGGCCTCCCTGGTGACATCCGGGCCGTACGACCTGGTTCTGCTGGATGCCCGGCACGATCTCGCCGCGGCCAGGACGCTGTGCCGCCTGCTGGGATCCGACGGGTTGGCGGTCTCCATCCTGGCCATCGTCACCGAGGGCGGCATGGTCGCCATCGGTCCCGAGTGGGGCGTCGCGGACGTGGTGCTGGCCAGCGCCGGCCCGGCCGAGGTACACGCCCGCCTGCGGTTGCTCGAGTCACGTACCAACAGTTCGGCGAACTCCGGAATGATCAGCCTCGGTGAGCTGACCATCGAGGAGGACACCTACACCGCCAGGCTCCGCGGTCGCCCACTGGAACTGACCTACAAGGAGTTCGAACTGCTGAAGTTCCTGGCCCAACATCCGGGTCGGGTGTTCACCCGCGAGCAGCTGGTCACCGAGGTCTGGGGTTACGACTTCTTCGGGGGTACCCGCACGGTGGACGTCCACGTGCGGCGTCTGCGCGCCAAACTGGGCCCCGAACACGAGGCGCTCATCGGCACCGTCCGGAACGTCGGGTACAAGATGGTGCCGCCGTCCCGGGCCGCGGTGCGGGACGGATCGACCAGCTCCGCCGGCTTGTGA
- a CDS encoding alpha/beta hydrolase family protein, which produces MTTVTRDGVTLHGWHLPGTPSGPAFVIGHGFTNSTAKLSTRAVIDGFADFGGVIALDFRGHGRSSGFGSVGRDEIHDLDAAVGLARAAGYASVHSVGFSMGGSVALRQAVLGSEPVDTVTSVSSPSRWYIRETRPMRRVHWLLESPFGPTVGRLLGVRLGGAWPVVPRTPLEVIGQISPTPLLLIHGTDDHYFSPAHAVALRAAAGAGAQLWIEPGMAHAESAATAALIRRIAEWAGRPV; this is translated from the coding sequence TTGACCACCGTCACGCGCGACGGCGTGACGCTGCACGGTTGGCATCTGCCCGGCACGCCCAGTGGGCCGGCGTTCGTCATCGGTCACGGGTTCACCAACTCCACCGCCAAGCTGTCGACCAGAGCGGTGATCGACGGCTTCGCCGACTTCGGCGGCGTCATCGCGCTGGATTTCCGCGGTCATGGTCGCTCGTCCGGGTTCGGATCGGTCGGACGCGACGAGATCCACGATCTTGACGCGGCCGTCGGCCTCGCCCGGGCGGCCGGCTACGCGAGCGTGCACAGCGTCGGCTTCAGCATGGGCGGGTCGGTCGCCCTGCGGCAGGCGGTGCTCGGTTCCGAGCCGGTCGACACCGTCACGTCGGTGTCGAGCCCGTCCCGCTGGTACATCCGCGAGACGCGACCGATGCGCCGGGTGCACTGGTTGCTGGAGAGCCCGTTCGGGCCGACCGTTGGCCGGCTGCTGGGTGTTCGACTCGGCGGAGCCTGGCCGGTGGTGCCGCGGACACCGCTCGAGGTGATCGGGCAGATCAGCCCGACTCCGCTGCTGCTGATCCACGGCACGGACGATCACTACTTCTCACCGGCCCACGCCGTCGCCCTGCGCGCCGCGGCCGGCGCAGGCGCGCAGCTCTGGATCGAACCGGGGATGGCCCACGCCGAATCCGCCGCGACGGCCGCCCTGATCAGGCGGATCGCGGAGTGGGCCGGCCGACCCGTCTGA
- a CDS encoding LmeA family phospholipid-binding protein produces MRKLLIFVLVLIVLVVGVDIGGRALAESKAGDAVAGKTGGVAPSVDIHGMSFLLQAVPGHYSHITLTSNSVVAGPITGIAAIVDLYTVDFPLSDALKGDTSHLTADQGRLVGQIAAGKIAALLPQAGVRISAGPDGSIRLATTVSVAGQKIPLTADLVTSFESGSLHLDAENLDAAGIALPNVAGLQKNLSLVLPLKGLPFAVESADLTASGSNLVLTATAKNIAMGATT; encoded by the coding sequence GTGCGCAAACTGCTGATCTTCGTGCTGGTCCTGATCGTCCTGGTGGTGGGCGTGGACATCGGGGGTCGGGCGCTGGCCGAATCCAAGGCCGGTGACGCGGTGGCCGGCAAGACCGGTGGGGTGGCCCCGTCGGTGGACATCCACGGCATGTCGTTCCTGCTCCAGGCGGTACCCGGGCACTACTCGCACATCACGCTGACCTCGAACTCGGTCGTCGCCGGTCCGATCACCGGGATCGCGGCGATCGTCGACCTGTACACCGTCGACTTCCCGCTCAGCGATGCCCTCAAGGGCGACACGTCGCACCTGACCGCTGATCAAGGGCGCCTGGTCGGCCAGATCGCCGCCGGCAAGATCGCCGCCCTGCTGCCGCAGGCCGGGGTGCGGATCAGTGCCGGACCCGACGGCTCGATCCGTCTGGCCACCACGGTGTCGGTCGCCGGCCAGAAGATACCGCTGACGGCGGATCTGGTGACGTCCTTCGAATCCGGCTCGCTGCACCTGGACGCCGAGAATCTCGACGCCGCCGGGATCGCACTGCCGAATGTGGCGGGTTTGCAGAAGAACCTGTCGTTGGTACTGCCGCTGAAGGGTCTCCCGTTCGCGGTGGAATCGGCCGATCTGACCGCCTCCGGATCGAACCTGGTGCTGACCGCCACCGCCAAGAACATCGCCATGGGGGCCACCACCTGA
- a CDS encoding putative leader peptide produces the protein MGPLLTSRRAVDLVRVGSALCCVIGCPSSAR, from the coding sequence ATGGGCCCCCTGCTGACTTCCCGGCGAGCGGTCGACCTGGTTCGGGTCGGCAGCGCGCTGTGTTGCGTCATCGGGTGCCCCAGCTCCGCGCGGTAG